In one Thermoanaerobaculia bacterium genomic region, the following are encoded:
- a CDS encoding Kdo hydroxylase family protein yields the protein MAAVVEIEDSASLSEAGRAELQRALEEGKVLFLPRSPIPIGEEDRRFLLGLKQSGAGYHKNIAYRPAADRVTGFVAEQPGDAERLRGVLRRYSRESVAFLSSLFPSYPSAWRIDYASYRPLEEAGRDLSASKRNDRMHVDAFPTRPTRGDRILRFFTNVNPEEPRHWKTGTEVFPALAERYARSSGLLSKALRGGAAAKARAWAAALGLPVPAHSAYDRFMLLFHDWLKANEDYQTSAPTDEFRFPAGSSWMVYTDTVSHAVLSGRFALEQTFLIGRASLAVPASAPIAVLEKLAGRALA from the coding sequence ATGGCCGCCGTCGTCGAGATCGAGGATTCCGCTTCCCTCTCCGAGGCGGGCCGCGCCGAGCTGCAGCGCGCGCTCGAAGAGGGCAAGGTCCTTTTCCTGCCCCGCTCGCCCATCCCGATCGGAGAAGAGGACCGGCGTTTCCTGCTCGGGCTGAAGCAGAGCGGCGCGGGATACCACAAGAACATCGCGTATCGTCCGGCCGCGGATCGCGTCACCGGCTTCGTCGCGGAGCAGCCGGGCGACGCCGAGCGCCTTCGGGGGGTGCTTCGCCGCTACTCGCGCGAATCGGTCGCGTTCCTCTCCTCGCTCTTCCCGTCGTATCCCTCCGCCTGGAGGATCGATTACGCGAGCTATCGGCCGCTCGAGGAGGCGGGGCGGGATCTCTCGGCCTCGAAGAGGAACGACCGGATGCACGTCGACGCGTTTCCGACGCGCCCCACACGGGGCGATCGGATCCTGCGCTTCTTCACGAACGTCAATCCGGAGGAGCCCCGGCACTGGAAAACCGGGACCGAAGTCTTCCCGGCGCTCGCGGAGCGATACGCCCGGTCGTCGGGGCTTCTTTCGAAGGCCCTCCGCGGCGGCGCCGCCGCGAAGGCCCGGGCTTGGGCCGCCGCGCTCGGGCTGCCGGTACCGGCTCACTCGGCGTACGACCGTTTCATGCTGCTCTTCCACGACTGGCTGAAGGCGAACGAGGATTACCAGACGAGCGCGCCGACCGACGAGTTCCGTTTCCCCGCGGGATCGTCCTGGATGGTCTACACCGACACGGTGAGTCATGCGGTGCTCTCGGGGCGGTTCGCGCTCGAGCAGACGTTCCTGATCGGCCGCGCGTCCCTCGCCGTTCCGGCGTCGGCGCCGATCGCCGTCCTCGAAAAGCTCGCCGGCCGCGCGCTCGCGTGA
- a CDS encoding protein-L-isoaspartate(D-aspartate) O-methyltransferase, with protein MRRASLAAVAAAGWLAAAACRPAEPPSADPENAARERMIRTQIVARGIRDPRLLAALRAVPRHLFVDPAHRTEAYADRPVPIGEGQTMAQPYVAALMTELLDIQPTDRILEVGTGSGYESAVLSRLAAEVYSIEILPGISRRAQDRLRSLGRTNVRFRIGDGYGGWPEAAPFDGILVAAAPRRMPPALLEQLAPNGRMVIPVGDFFQELKVYARDAKGSVTENSVIPVRFGKMSGEASAKP; from the coding sequence ATGAGACGGGCGTCGCTCGCGGCCGTCGCCGCCGCGGGTTGGCTCGCCGCGGCGGCATGCCGGCCGGCGGAGCCGCCGTCGGCCGATCCCGAGAACGCGGCGCGCGAGCGCATGATCCGGACCCAGATCGTCGCGCGGGGCATCCGGGATCCGCGCCTGCTCGCGGCGCTCCGCGCCGTGCCGCGACATCTGTTCGTCGATCCGGCGCATCGCACGGAGGCCTACGCCGACCGTCCCGTGCCGATCGGCGAAGGCCAGACGATGGCCCAGCCCTACGTCGCGGCGCTCATGACGGAGCTCCTCGACATCCAGCCGACGGACCGGATCCTCGAAGTCGGCACGGGATCGGGATACGAATCGGCCGTGCTCTCCCGCCTCGCGGCCGAGGTGTACTCGATCGAGATCCTTCCCGGCATCTCGCGGCGGGCCCAGGATCGACTCCGGAGCCTGGGCCGGACGAACGTCCGGTTCCGGATCGGAGACGGGTACGGCGGCTGGCCGGAAGCGGCGCCGTTCGACGGGATCCTCGTCGCCGCCGCGCCGCGCCGCATGCCCCCCGCCCTCCTCGAACAGCTCGCTCCGAACGGCCGGATGGTGATCCCGGTCGGAGACTTCTTCCAGGAGCTGAAGGTCTACGCCCGGGATGCGAAGGGGAGCGTCACGGAGAATTCGGTGATTCCGGTGAGGTTCGGCAAAATGTCGGGCGAAGCTTCTGCCAAACCGTAA